The stretch of DNA ttaaataaaggttaaataaataaaataaaattttaattttgtaagagctttcattgtctgcttatatgcccccttaatttatcctacggttctgacttggtgtacagggagaacaatGTAAGagcggcccatgttctgaattctgtcgctgtacatttcaaaagcgctgagcaaatagttatattgacaacatccgtcctagctcgctcattaatgtctttatcgaaattacagattgcctcttatctgcttgtcatccccttatgccatagtttgtacatctcacttgtcagtagaaaccacatttatttaagcaagtcagcAATATCAGCTTTATAAAAaataaaggcagtaaatgaggctgaatgaactgttttgctacCAGACAaggccaggtgtagcagtggtaaggtgttgggacagctttatgtagaccctaaaagtttgtgggcaccatttttCACCGTCATAGtgaaattaatgtattgtttattgttgtgttgtgtactgtagttGTGTTGCTGGCATGCCCCCCCCACTAAGATTTACATGCCAAAATCGCCACTGTGTACCTTCGCTCTTAATTAATCTCATGTAACTCAACACGCCATACATCCACTAACTCTTTAAAAAATCCTGTATTTTTAGTATGGCAGAGTCGGTGTAACTAAGCCAGGGCTTGGCCCctcctgtatatgtgtgtgtgtgtgtttgggggggtggggtgcaCACAGGTAAACAGAGGCACCAGGTGGTCCTTTTGTCCTGCCAACAGTTATCTGGGGGACCCAGGGGCCACTGGGGGAAACTGACTTACAATACAAGCTGTCTTAAAATGTCTCCATAGTGAGTGTTGGAGAGGTGGAGTTTGAGTAGGCAACTTATAACTTTATGTTACAAACACTTTCTCTTCTGGGTATGAAATGTCATTGTGGGGTGAGCCactcccttgtctgtacattaacCCTTGTGCTTTGCTGCAAAAAAATTACATCCATTGTGGTATGGTCAAATTGACCCACACAGTTTAAACACACTCAACTTTATTTTGTCTTGTCAGACGTTTCAGAAATAAGAAATACAAGgacatttgatttttttttaaactctatATTTAAGAACTATTTGTTAAACATATTTCCTTTCTCCCAAACAAGTATTTTCTGTTTGGAGCTCATTTTGGAGTGTCAGAGATCTGCTGCTCTCACACTGAGAAGGAGAAGCTTGGGAAAGCTCCTTTTCACCCAAATATAATTATAAAAGTGCAACCAGAAACAGTCAAAACAAAATACATCAAAGACACTTGTTTTTTTTATCTGTGCAAATATCTATACACATGAAAGCCAGCGTAAGGTTTGTATACAAAATAGAAATTCCAAAACATATCAGTGTGTCCACATTTTGAAGTTAGGTTCGTGACACTAAATGAGAAAAAGTAATTTAATTTAATGTAGAAAAAGATAGATTAACTAGTGTTTTAGACTATTCAAAAGTGGAAATGGGTCAAATTGACCCGCAACATAATATCAGGTTAATAAAACTGAGTAAACGAAATTAAGCAAATGTTTAAAATAGGACACATATCACATGCACAAAGATAAATTAAATGAACAATTTTGAATCCCAAATGGTAGGCTAGCAGTTATAAAACAGTAATTTTTAACCGTGAACTATCAAGGACTATAGTATGGCGCACTCATGTTCGTTGTTCGTTAACATGTTCGTTGTCATGTTCGTTGTCACTTCCTGTTTACAGTAGTCTACTATACACTTGCAAGTTGTCACTTTATGCGTTATTTTTTCTTCTCTCAACAACCGTTCTCCGATTCGAATTTGACTGTCGGGAGGGCGGAGTTCAACTCAGTAAAACCCTCCATATTATAATCTTGAGTGTCAGACAGCACCTTTACCTTTGGGACAAACATCGACGGAGACCTTGTGCCTGACTGTTCACTCTACTGGTAACTCGAGAGAGACTGGTGTCGTATTCATATTGCGTTACCAACCGGAACTGTTTTATGTTCAAATAACGTTTTTGGACTATTTACATCCAAACTATTCAGGTAAGGATCGGTTATCTCCACATGGAGACGCGATATACAGTTTAAAAATGTATGCAGGATATGGAAATGTTACTATGTATCAGGCTAGCCTACTTCGTATGTACAGTTCGAGAGATGAGTGATGTGAAGCTACATTGCTGCCAGCCAGAGAggacaaatattcattttcaagCGCGTCGCTTCAAAGTGGATCTATTCTAATTAGCTACTTTGAAAACAATGATCATCATTGGTCAACACCTGGGTCATAGTCTCATTTGTCTCGACTTCACGGTTAAACGTCATGTACTGTTAGCAAAGCCTACCACATTTCCAGAACTGAAATGCAGAATTATACTGCTGTTGATTTTAAATTTTTCAATCCATGGATAAAGTAGATGTCAAGGTGATTTAGTTTGCTGCTTGTCAACTAATTTATTTATTCAAATTTCCAGACTGGCATCCATCACTTTTGCAACAATTTTTTATGAATAGCCTACAGTAGGGCAGGCTTTAGCCTACATATTaccagccaacacacacacagctctgaaagAGCTCTGTTTACAGTCTCTGTACATGTCTGAACTGGAGTTAGTTTAATTAACTTGTAGGGAAGAGGCGGGTGGGTTGTCACCAACCTTAAATACCTCAGCTGCAGGAGGCTATGACTGAGTGTTGTTGATAGTTCCCGGTCAAGATTGGGCTTGGTATTGGGTTATCTTGTTCTGTATCTCAGTGAGTAGCCTACTGTTCCCAGTGATTTTGCTTTTCTGAACAGTTTCACAACAAAGTAACTGTGATGAGgattaaacatcccaaggaatGTCAGAGAATTCCAATGATTGGCTTGATAGACCGCTGCCACACTCGGGAgccctaaggcactgcatctcagtgctggcaATGAGGTGCCACTACAGACACccaggtttgaatccaggctgtatcacaactggccgtgattgggagtcccacagggcggtgcacaattggcccagtgttgtctgggtttggctggtgaaagtcgtcattgtaaataagaatttgttcttaactgacttgcctagttaaataaaaatatattgataTAGGCCATATGTATGTAGAGATAAACTCCTTACTTATATTATTGAATATTTGCATTAATATAATTCACCCGTCTGTTTCTCAATCTGTACTTAGACAATGGTTGTCTGGGTTTTATTGCAAGCTGTTGCATAAAGCCAGTATTTCCACAGGAAGGATGCTAGAGCTGATGCAGTCTTCTAAAAATTGCTGTAAGATTTAATATGAACTATAGAAAGACTGGCAATGAGGTGCCAATAACAAGACCCAACATGAACTATAGAAAGACTGGCAATGAGGTGCCAATAACAAGACCCAACATGAACTATAGAAAGACTGGCAATGAGGTGCCAATAACAAAACCCAATATGAACTATAGAAAGACTGGCAATGAGGTGCCAATAACAAGACCCAACATGAACTATAGAAAGACTGGCAATGAGGTGCCAATAACAAGACCCAACATGAACTATAGAACGATGGGCAATGATGTGCCAATAACAAGACCCAACATGAACTATAGAAAGACTGGCAATGAGGTGCCAATAACAAAACCCAATATGAACTATAGAAAGACTGGCAATGAGGTGCCAATAACAAGACCCAACATGAACTATAGAAAGACTGGCAATGAGGTGCCAATAACAAGGtaattagtgcactacttgttACTGGTTTTGGGTGCTGACAGTATCCATTAGTCATGTTTAGACAGCATGACTAACACTTCACTTGACAATGGCGATACTAAGGCCAGGGTCATAGGGGCACAAGACCTTTCAGCGCCTGTCAAAACCATAAGGAACAAGAACATGCAAGACTGCTCTCTCTGTTTGGATTGTGGTGAACCACGTTGAGTCATAATCCTACATACAAATGACTTCCATgacactctctcctcttccaggtgtgtgagacctgagacctgagaTGGGCCTCCCCTCGttactgtgcctgtgtgtgctggTGACCCTGTGTGGCCACCGGGGGGTGCTCTCCCAGGCCCCCTCCTATGGCGAACGGGGCTCCGACCTGGGGCTCCAGGTATTCCTGCAGGTGGCCCGCTCCAGACCCCAGGAGAACGTGGTGCTTTCCCCCCACGGCGTGGCCTCCATCCTGGGCATGCTGCTGCCAGGCACCCATGGAGAGACCCGCAGGCAGCTCCTCACAGCACTCCGTTACAAGAAGAATGGTTAGACTCCCTCAATACTAGTCCTTTCATAGCCTCATCCAGTGTCACTCATTAAAGGGATATTGCAAGATTCTGCCAATTAAGCCACTTTTCTTCATacacagagtcagatgaactcatggataccattttatgTCTCCTTGCAATATGAAGGAAGTTAaaaggtagttttgcgagccaatgctaactagtattagcacaatgactggaagtctacaggtacGCTAGCATATGCTACTGTACTTGTAGACTTCTAGTCATTGCGCTACCCAGAGTAACAACATGATGACTTGAAGGACATGCCTTCCAGTCATACTCCTACCCCGAGGAATGACAATGTTTTCAGAAAATCCCAAAATATCTAATTGAAATTGTCCAACTCTTCTTTCCAGGCCCTTATAAGATGTTAAGGAAGCTCCACAAGACGCTGACAGCCAAGTCCAACCAGGACATCGTGACTATCGCCAACGCTATGTTCTCCCAGCAGGGCTTCCCTATGGAGGAGGCCTTCATGTCTTCCAGCAGGGCCAACTTCCAGTGTGAGAGCCGGACCTTGGACTTCACTGACACCCAGGTGGCTGCAGCCACCATCAATGACTGGGTCAACAACCAGACCAAAGGTGAGGCTCCAACTGGAGACAAGCTTACTGTAGGACAGTCAATTTAAACATTACCATAGATCTCTAATGGTATGTAATTAGGCTACATTCATTTCACTAGGTCTTGTGGTAATTTTACATTAAATGGGGGTAACTAACTTGTCCTATTCAATTCATTGTTTATTTTGGTCAGTGTGTCATTTGTGTTGGAATCATACATTTTCCTGACTGCTGTGTTCTAATTTACAGGCCACATCCCCACTCTGGTCAAGGCAGACATGTTGGACGGCGCTCTGACCCGCCTGGTGGCCGTCAACGCCATCTACTTTAAAGGCCTGTGGAAGTCCCGCTTTCAGCTGGAGAACACCAAGATAAGAACCTTCAACGCGGGAGACGGCAATGCATACAAGGTCCCTATGATGTCCCAGCTGTCGGTCTTCAACATTGGTGAGTTCTGCTCTGAAACCTAAGACACCACTCTGAACCCTTCTGACCTGCTCACTGGGCTAATATTCTGACCTGTGTGTGAAATGATATACTGTACTAGTCTGCCGTAGTTAGACCACATAATTCCATCTTGGCTGTAGTTTAGCCTGTTAAGTGACATGGATAGAGTTTGTCATGTTGGCCTAAGAGTAGTCGAGTGGGGTATTTATCCATGCCTTACAGTTTCAGGACAGAATAGCTACTCTGGACTGTCTGGGATTATTTCCCTGACATGCCTAGTTTATTTCTGATAATAAATTGTGAAAGCCTCATGAATTAAGCATTGCTCTTGGGAGTCATATTTCAACCTCCATTTACAGGGTAAATACTATAGAGCAACACATTTGGCAAGCATATTTCGCAGACATAATTGACAGGTTAAATCACTTTTCTGTGGGTTGATATGAGTATAATGGGAACCATATTGTTGCTTTATGACTACATATGGAGTTCAGCTTCGATGACATGTTTTATGACTGTTTTACAGCATGATTGTACATGTTGTTGGATTGGTATCACTGTGGTTTTGGCGTCTTTGTCTTGCGGACCACATCCCTACCACAGATTGTCCTGGGAACCAACAAACGTCATCCTTCTCATTATGCAACTAAAGCCAAACTTGACTAAACTCTTTGACATACAATATTCATGTCACTATAGAGGAGAGATATATAGTATCCTCATAAGGGTGTTGAATATTGTCAGAATTTCAGATAGACCAATAAACACCTCTTAGCCTACGGTATGGATACTCCTGACCCCTTATCTCCTAGGTCTGGCCAGCACACCCCAGGGGCTGAATTATAAGGTCATTGAGCTACCGTATCACGGCAACAGCATAAGCATGCTGATCGCCCTGCCATCGGAGGAGGACACGCCCCTAGTTGATGTCATTGCTCACATCAGCACAGCCACGATACAGAGCTGGACCAAGCTGTTGCACCAGAGGAAGGTTCGCCTGCTGCTGCCCAAGTAAGACCCAAACACAACCCACTCACTGGTTAAAAAAACCTTACCCAGGATTCTGTTCAGTAGGACGCAATGTCCTGGACGCAATGTCCTGGACACATTGCAGGTAAAAATATATTGTATAGAGCTGACATTATTGCTCACTACATGACAGAGAAGCGTGTCTGTAATGTTGCACCCCAATGACCAAGTAAATTCCAAGTATTGTTGCAGGGATGGGTCAAAGACAAGACACACCCACTCCTGACTCTTATTCTAATAATAtttaattaacctttatttaactagggaagtcagttaagaacaaattattttttacaatgatggccaaaccctcccctaacccggactatgctgggccaattgtgcgccgccctttgggactcccgATTACGGCCGgtcgggatcgaaccagggtctgtagtgacacttctAGCACTGCGatatagtgccttagaccgctgcaccactcgggagccctgtgGCCAGGAAGTACTTCCTATCAGCAAATAACACACCTGCTAACACTCCTCGCTTCAACATTTGTGCTATTTGTTATGTGTATGAAAAGTCTTCACTAATTGGTGAATTAAATGGTCATTACATCATTGGCCTGTGTGTGTAGGTTTACTGCTGAAGCCGAAGTGGACCTGCGAGCCTCCCTCTCAGCCCTGGGGATAACAGACATATTTGATGAGGGCAAAGCCGACTTCAGACACCTCAGTGAGTGGCACTGGGATCATACATAAAAAATCACATAGAACTGTAAGGTCTTCTTTCTGACAATGTATCAACCAACCATTGGTCTCAGTCTGGCTTGACACAATGATGACTGGGGGTAATATATGAAAACATTGTTGACTGTTTACTGCAATGAGAGCTCCAAATAGCCATGATTCATGTCTAGCTGTCCGGTGTGAAGTGCTGAAGAAGCATAAGATGTTATTTTCCTCTAACGACTTCTGCAGGCTTTCTGATATTATGGACCAGAATTAACGTGTGCCGACTTGTTGTCCTCTAGTGCCACCCAGTGGAACATTGTTTTTATCAATGGAACTTTAcagcacttcaatattttgtcatcTAACTTTTCCCTCAGGTACAGAGCCTGTGTATGTATCTAAAGCGCTACAGAAAGCTAAGATAGAAGTCAATGAGGATGGAACCAAAGCAGCTGCTGCCACGAGTGAGTGTTTGTTGGTTTAGTCATTTTGTGTTTGTATTGAGTTGCGCATCTGTGTGGATACTCTCTCTGAATATTAAAGATAAGGCAGGTTGAAGACATGTTTTGATTTGTATTTATCCTTTTCCTCCAGCTGCCATCTTAATGGCCAGGTCTTCTCCACCTTGGGTCATCGTAGACCGacccttcctcttcctcatccgGCACAACCCAACAGGTACAgcatgctgtctgtctggctctcatTTTTCTGTAACTTTTAGAATGTACTCTTAATCATTTCAAAAGACTGACATCCTCTTTGGCAAAGATCATTAGTTGTTTATCTAGCAGTTGTGTAATTGAAACGACATACATCGGGAAGGGAAGGTCATATTCTGTCTTTGGTTTTCTTTCTTGTTGACATGCCTGATATGTTAATTTCCTTCTATTTGCTGCATAATTACTTGTTGTTTCTTTGGTCCTCAGGTACGATCCTCTTCATGGGCCAGGTAAATCAGCCTTGAGCTTTTTCTGCCTGCAGATGTCCCTTTCCCTGGAATGTGCCTTCCGAGCTTCAGAATAATACATTAATATACACAGCACACACTTCCTTGctcacatcaaacacacacaaacacactcagacTTGTATTTTTGCCATCTGGAGATTTGTGTACAATATGGACATATTATGATGCTATTTGTTTTAAATGTTTGCATTTGATTTGACTTTTTCTATGATCCATAATATAGTGTTCTGCCAATGAGACATTTCCGTAGTGTTTTAATTATCCTTTGTATACTTTCTAGAGTACTTGctacttctttttttttatatGACCCTGAATGTCAAACGTGTATATTATATGAGGTACATTTCAGTTTGAATTAATGTTATTGGTGGTTTTACATGTTCAGTTTCAGATTAGAAAGTTACACTCCAAGTCACTGAATTCATTTAGCCACTCAAACCCATGTTTTGATATGTCAATCATCTGCATTAAACTCTGTTTGAGTACTCTTGTActtagtttttttttctccaaatggaATGTAACAATTACCATCTGTTATTGAGGTGGATGAGTTGGTACTTAAAAAAATTGAGGGGTGTGCTTAAATAAACATCCTTTCTCTTGTATCAATCAAATATACAAAACATTCCATAAAGTAAattaatgtatttataaagttATAGCTACATGTAAAGGATACCTTCTATTAGGGAAAAGTACCTTTGGATGTGCAAGTCGACCAGGGGAGATTCTCATTTTGGAAAAAGACCGTCCTCCATCCTCTTTCCTCTGTGACCTGGAAACAACTCAAGTTGGTGAGTGGTCGAGGAGAGTGTCATTTAGTTAGTAGGAGAATGGAGGAGTGTCCTTGCCTCCCACCGACAAAGCACATGTGAGGTAAAGTTTTGTGAGCATGGAGAGGTTAGAAAAAGGCAGACTAGTAAATTGGGCTAAGGAAAAGGTGGGTATTGAAGAAaggctatttgtgtgtgtgttctgcaagCAGTACAGCGGATGAAGGCACGGCATGAGCGTGGTGAACGGATAGACATGGTTATGGAAAACGAGGAAGGAGAAAAACAGTGCAGTGGGAAGATGTGTGTTGAAGTACAAAATATATTCTGCGGTCCGATGGCTCAGAAATGTAACCTGATGAGAGTGAGAATGAATTACCTGTGGTGGTAGATGTGGTGAAGTCATCCAAGTGTCACGCGCCTAGGGACAAGATCTGTGACTTGCTTTGCTCTCCAGACAGGCTGCctttgaaaggagtgattactaGGGTGGCGTTAAGTGTTGAGGTGGAGCAACTGAAATAAAACAATTCCCTATGTCTGTTTTACGCCTGCCGTTTGGTGCGACACAGGCCCGGTGGTGAAACTGAGAAGACACTGTCTGTCCTTTTGAGTTTGGAAGCAGAGTCTTTACCTGATAAAATCAGTTATCTCGTGAAAGCTTTTGTGCCAAACCCACTAAGGTGTTTCAAATGCCAAGCTTATGGTCATATTGCAGCAGTGTGTAGATGGAGATTCcaagatgtgagaagtgtgcaggagggcatgttACAAAGGATTGTGTACTATCGGTGGAAAAAAACTGTCTCAATTGTGGGGGAgcccatgttgctggggatcagaAGAGAGATAGGTTGTAGTTGCCAGGGTCAGTGTAGAACAGAAGGTgttgtatgctgaggcagtgaagagagaagaggatgatgAGTCACAGGTGAGCAGTAGGCCTAGGGCAATACAGAGTGATACAAATGTGTGCTTCAGTAAGGTTTCTTAGCATTCATTGCCATGATTATCAACTGTCCCACAGAAATGGAatgtaaatcacagaaaatagatgtttTGGTGGCAGTTGCAGATAAGTACTTGGGTGTACTAGGTTTTACTGCAGAAGAGTGACAAGGTGTGTTGAACAAAAGAGTCCTGTCCTCCCAAGCAGTCGGCCTGGTGAAGAATTACTTAGGGTCAAGGTATTGGCATGGGGTGgtgatttttttaattttatgtaGTGGTATAtaggttagttggtggtatgcaAAAGTGGTATGTAGGTGTAGgcttagttggtggtatgtaatagtggtatatagatgtaggGCTAGTTGGTGGTGCAATTTTTCCCTTTTTGTTTTCGTATCACAAAATGTAACTTGATCAACCACACAATaccgcacagtaggtggcgggatgcacaaacaaaatgtgcaaacgccataataccaaagaagaagaagagtatCCTACCTGAGCCCTTCCCAGAAGAGTTTTGAGAACTGCTacaccccctttgaatcagctgttgtttACTCAGAGGAGAAAAGCATGCATATATTTAAAAACACTATGCTACTTATACttttatctataaaatgtctACCACATACAGATTACTTTTTACCTCATTACACATTTCATTTGGGATTCCACCACTGTAAATGTAATTTGCATGATGGGAGAAGTGAAGAAAGAGTCTCATTTCATACAAGCGTATCTGTTTCCACATTTCCTTCAACATTTGCTTTGACATTTTCAAAAGGAGTTGATGAGAGGACGGAGGAGTTGAGTAAACCAATTGAGAATCTCCCTATGTGTGACCATAGAACAGTGATAGCAGCAAAGAGTGGTGCGCCCTAGTAAAAAGCTTGCTGATGAGTGTGGTCTGAGGGAGTTGGTGGTTGGCCCTGCTGTGGTGATGGGGTGTTCCTCCGTGGTTCCTTCTGGATCCTGCTATTGATCTAATCTTGGTAgagacacacaaaaaaatgtcAGAAGTGAGTGATATAGGGGGTTAACAATTACATTGGtagatgtttttgtttttttacagatgTGGTCATACAGAAGCAGGTG from Oncorhynchus kisutch isolate 150728-3 linkage group LG15, Okis_V2, whole genome shotgun sequence encodes:
- the serpine2 gene encoding glia-derived nexin — translated: MGLPSLLCLCVLVTLCGHRGVLSQAPSYGERGSDLGLQVFLQVARSRPQENVVLSPHGVASILGMLLPGTHGETRRQLLTALRYKKNGPYKMLRKLHKTLTAKSNQDIVTIANAMFSQQGFPMEEAFMSSSRANFQCESRTLDFTDTQVAAATINDWVNNQTKGHIPTLVKADMLDGALTRLVAVNAIYFKGLWKSRFQLENTKIRTFNAGDGNAYKVPMMSQLSVFNIGLASTPQGLNYKVIELPYHGNSISMLIALPSEEDTPLVDVIAHISTATIQSWTKLLHQRKVRLLLPKFTAEAEVDLRASLSALGITDIFDEGKADFRHLSTEPVYVSKALQKAKIEVNEDGTKAAAATTAILMARSSPPWVIVDRPFLFLIRHNPTGTILFMGQVNQP